A portion of the Paenibacillus hamazuiensis genome contains these proteins:
- a CDS encoding iron chelate uptake ABC transporter family permease subunit — protein sequence MTYKAKIAFLSAGALAAIAVFLFAGVGDNWGYVLPRRAWKVLAMVLTAGCIAFSTVIFQTMTNNRILTPNMIGLDSMYMLTQTAVVYALGSGNKLLVDNNFNFALTLGLMLLFAGLLYKVMFKKQGNHIYFLLLIGIILGTLLGSLTTFMQVLIDPNEFLVLQGKMFATYNKVQGQLTTICCFVVIIVAVYYSRFAKYMDVLSLGKQQAISLGVDYEFVVKRLLLIVAALISVSTALVGPITFLGLLVANVAYQWMNTYRHRQLIPGAILIGIIAVVGGQLVVERVFTFTTTLSVIVNLIGGVYFLYLLLRENKS from the coding sequence ATGACGTATAAGGCAAAGATCGCGTTTCTGTCTGCGGGCGCGCTTGCGGCGATCGCCGTATTTTTGTTCGCCGGCGTCGGCGACAACTGGGGATACGTGCTGCCCCGCAGGGCGTGGAAGGTGCTGGCCATGGTGCTGACCGCCGGCTGCATTGCGTTCTCCACGGTCATTTTCCAGACGATGACGAACAACCGGATTCTCACGCCGAACATGATCGGGCTCGACTCGATGTATATGCTGACGCAAACGGCGGTCGTCTACGCGCTCGGATCGGGCAACAAGCTGCTGGTCGACAACAATTTCAACTTCGCCTTGACTCTCGGCCTCATGCTGCTGTTTGCCGGATTGCTGTACAAGGTGATGTTTAAGAAGCAGGGCAATCATATTTATTTTTTACTGCTGATCGGAATTATCCTGGGCACGCTGCTCGGCAGCTTGACGACGTTTATGCAGGTGCTGATCGACCCGAACGAATTTCTCGTCCTGCAGGGCAAAATGTTCGCCACCTATAACAAGGTGCAGGGACAGCTGACGACTATTTGCTGCTTCGTCGTGATTATCGTGGCGGTGTATTATTCGAGATTCGCCAAATATATGGACGTGCTCTCGCTCGGCAAGCAGCAGGCGATCAGCCTTGGCGTCGATTATGAGTTTGTCGTGAAAAGGCTGCTGCTCATCGTCGCCGCCCTCATCTCGGTGTCGACCGCCCTGGTCGGGCCGATCACGTTCCTTGGACTGCTTGTCGCCAATGTCGCCTATCAATGGATGAACACGTACCGCCACCGGCAACTCATCCCCGGCGCGATACTGATCGGCATCATCGCCGTGGTCGGCGGACAGCTCGTCGTGGAAAGAGTGTTTACGTTCACGACAACGTTGAGCGTCATCGTCAACCTGATAGGCGGCGTCTACTTCCTATATCTTCTGCTGAGGGAGAACAAATCATGA
- a CDS encoding ABC transporter ATP-binding protein, producing MIEVRNVSKAYGGKSVVDDVSVRIGKGKITSFIGPNGAGKSTLLSMISRLIPRDSGEIRIDGEEIGRCKSTDLAKRISILKQSNHVNVRLTVRELVSFGRFPYSQGKLKPDDWRHVDEAIAYMELGDIQHRYLDELSGGQNQRAYIAMVVAQDTDYILLDEPLNNLDMRHSVQIMKVLRRLAGELGKTVVIVIHDINFASCYSDYIVALKGGKVIREGTTDEIISPSVLREVYDMDIPVETIGGHKICVYFT from the coding sequence ATGATAGAGGTAAGGAACGTTTCCAAAGCATACGGCGGCAAAAGCGTCGTCGACGACGTTTCCGTCCGCATCGGGAAAGGGAAGATCACTTCTTTCATCGGCCCGAACGGAGCCGGCAAAAGCACCTTGCTGTCCATGATCAGCCGGCTCATTCCCCGGGATTCCGGAGAAATTCGGATCGACGGCGAAGAAATCGGACGCTGCAAAAGCACGGATTTGGCGAAGCGCATCTCGATCCTGAAGCAGTCCAATCACGTCAACGTGCGGCTGACGGTCAGGGAGCTCGTCTCGTTCGGGCGGTTTCCGTATTCGCAAGGCAAGCTGAAGCCGGACGACTGGCGGCACGTCGACGAGGCGATCGCCTACATGGAGCTGGGAGACATCCAGCACCGATATTTGGATGAGCTCAGCGGAGGGCAAAACCAACGGGCATACATTGCGATGGTCGTGGCCCAGGACACCGACTATATTTTGCTAGACGAGCCGTTAAACAACCTGGATATGCGGCATTCCGTGCAAATCATGAAGGTGCTGCGCCGCCTGGCGGGCGAGCTCGGCAAAACGGTCGTCATCGTCATCCACGACATCAATTTCGCTTCGTGTTACTCGGATTACATCGTGGCTTTAAAGGGCGGTAAGGTCATACGCGAAGGCACGACCGATGAGATCATCTCGCCTTCCGTGCTGCGGGAAGTATACGACATGGACATTCCGGTCGAAACGATCGGCGGCCATAAAATTTGCGTTTATTTTACGTGA
- a CDS encoding siderophore ABC transporter substrate-binding protein: protein MKKWLLFAVLAIGLTVFASACGTSGTGPAGGAAPAATSGGGTPAAANASDELVFKHQLGETKVKKNPKKVIVFDFGALDTLDKLGVEVAGVAQSNLPPYLAKYKDAKYQNIGTLQEPNYEKISSIKPDLILISGRQQTAYPELSKLAPTLYVGVDNSKFVDSFKANMKMLGQIFGKESAVDAELAKIDQAVKEVGDKAKASGKNALVILANEGAISAYGPGSRFGLIHDVLGITPVEKNIEVSTHGQSISFEYIAQKNPDYLFVIDRTAAVGGEKAGAKALVENELIKKTKAFTNGTIVYLDPSYWYLSGGGLVSAAEMIGEVAKGFK, encoded by the coding sequence ATGAAAAAATGGTTGTTATTCGCGGTTTTAGCGATCGGTTTGACGGTATTTGCATCTGCATGCGGCACGTCCGGTACAGGACCGGCCGGCGGGGCAGCACCCGCTGCGACTTCAGGAGGTGGCACGCCGGCTGCGGCCAACGCTTCCGACGAGCTGGTTTTCAAACATCAGCTTGGCGAAACGAAGGTGAAGAAAAATCCGAAAAAAGTCATCGTATTCGATTTCGGCGCCTTGGATACGCTCGATAAGCTGGGCGTCGAAGTGGCCGGGGTGGCACAGTCGAACCTGCCGCCTTATTTGGCCAAATACAAAGACGCCAAGTACCAGAACATCGGAACGCTGCAGGAGCCGAATTACGAAAAAATCAGCTCGATCAAGCCGGATCTCATCCTGATTTCCGGCAGGCAGCAGACCGCTTATCCCGAGCTGAGCAAGCTGGCGCCGACGCTGTATGTGGGCGTAGACAACAGCAAATTCGTCGATTCGTTCAAAGCCAACATGAAGATGCTCGGGCAAATTTTCGGCAAAGAATCCGCCGTGGACGCTGAGCTGGCCAAAATCGATCAGGCGGTCAAAGAGGTCGGAGACAAGGCCAAGGCCAGCGGGAAAAACGCGCTCGTCATTCTTGCGAACGAAGGAGCGATCAGCGCCTACGGCCCAGGCTCAAGGTTCGGACTGATCCACGATGTGCTCGGCATCACGCCGGTTGAGAAAAACATCGAGGTTTCCACGCACGGACAAAGCATCTCGTTCGAATACATCGCGCAAAAAAATCCGGACTACCTGTTCGTCATCGACCGGACCGCAGCCGTCGGCGGGGAGAAGGCCGGTGCGAAGGCGCTCGTGGAAAACGAGCTGATCAAGAAAACGAAGGCGTTCACAAACGGCACTATCGTATACCTGGACCCGAGCTACTGGTACTTGTCGGGCGGCGGACTCGTCTCCGCTGCGGAGATGATCGGCGAGGTCGCGAAAGGGTTTAAGTAA